The following are encoded in a window of Candidatus Bathyarchaeum sp. genomic DNA:
- a CDS encoding M3 family oligoendopeptidase has product MTQQQISWNLSELFSSPDDPKINQTITKTTQLANNFEKNYKGKISRMSPDQLLSCLKDMEEFQIKLSNIGLYSSLCFAANMTMPQNQTLYDNVSKLDACLEKQLAFFGIELANLLKNNPEIITEPVLQNYKHMLERVYRDARHNLSEVEEQVIIEKDQFGVKAWRDLQSKWLNTRVFEVNVAGQTKQLSYGEANGLLTHPDRTTRESANKSIYGTLGKDGEIFASALRSICNDWVTVSKRRNYDSPMHASLISNDTQQEIIDNLLETIEENAKIYRRYLKLKAKLMNLSVLGNHDILAPLPDAPELRYSFQQAENLVTEAYSRLDTEYVIATKEMFTKQHIDASPRFGKRNGAFCAAYYNGKSAYILSSFTGTLSDVFTLAHELGHATHDWYASRNQTLSNMNIPSIVAETASIFGELLLTDQLLDQAKTNKEKIAILCLVLDEAGMTTFQVSARVWFEQSLYRSIENGDYLDYQTICGYWTAARNRIYKDSVTWFPEMDAEWTMKPHYFVPNYRFYNYPYVYAQMFVYTLYDQYLNEGKTFAPKLKQALSAGSSQSPLEIGKIFDLNVADPNFWNSGMNVFKRFLDNLEKIV; this is encoded by the coding sequence TTGACCCAACAACAAATCAGTTGGAATTTATCTGAACTATTTTCTAGCCCAGACGACCCAAAAATCAACCAAACAATTACAAAAACCACTCAGTTAGCAAATAACTTTGAAAAAAACTACAAAGGAAAAATATCCCGCATGAGTCCCGACCAACTGTTGAGTTGTCTAAAAGACATGGAAGAGTTCCAAATCAAACTCAGTAACATAGGTTTGTATTCCAGTTTGTGTTTTGCAGCAAACATGACTATGCCACAAAACCAGACCTTGTACGATAACGTAAGTAAACTAGACGCGTGTCTTGAAAAACAGCTCGCCTTTTTTGGAATTGAATTAGCAAACCTGCTGAAAAATAACCCAGAAATCATCACTGAACCTGTGTTACAAAATTATAAGCACATGCTGGAACGGGTTTACCGTGATGCTAGACATAACTTATCTGAAGTTGAAGAGCAAGTCATAATAGAAAAAGATCAATTCGGCGTAAAAGCTTGGCGAGATTTGCAAAGCAAATGGCTTAACACCCGCGTTTTTGAAGTCAACGTAGCTGGACAAACAAAACAGCTCTCTTACGGAGAAGCCAACGGGTTACTAACACACCCTGATCGAACCACCCGTGAATCTGCCAACAAATCAATATATGGAACCCTTGGAAAAGATGGAGAAATCTTTGCTTCAGCCCTGCGTAGCATCTGCAACGATTGGGTGACTGTCTCTAAAAGAAGAAATTATGATTCCCCTATGCATGCTAGCCTCATCAGCAATGACACTCAACAAGAAATCATCGACAATCTGCTTGAAACGATTGAAGAAAACGCCAAAATTTACCGAAGATACCTTAAACTCAAAGCCAAACTCATGAACTTATCTGTGTTAGGAAATCATGACATCTTAGCTCCTTTGCCTGATGCGCCCGAATTAAGATATAGCTTCCAACAAGCCGAAAACCTAGTAACCGAAGCATACAGCAGACTAGATACCGAATACGTCATTGCAACAAAAGAAATGTTTACAAAACAACACATCGACGCATCCCCCAGATTTGGCAAACGAAACGGCGCTTTTTGTGCAGCTTACTACAACGGAAAATCAGCATACATACTAAGTAGCTTCACCGGAACTCTTAGTGACGTTTTCACCTTGGCCCATGAACTCGGACACGCAACCCACGACTGGTACGCCAGCCGAAACCAGACCCTATCCAACATGAACATCCCCTCCATTGTAGCAGAAACCGCCTCAATCTTTGGAGAACTACTGCTCACAGATCAACTACTAGACCAAGCAAAAACCAACAAAGAAAAAATAGCCATTCTTTGCTTAGTTCTTGACGAAGCCGGCATGACCACCTTTCAAGTCAGCGCCCGAGTATGGTTCGAACAATCCCTTTACAGATCCATCGAAAACGGTGACTATCTAGATTACCAAACGATCTGCGGCTACTGGACCGCCGCTCGAAACAGAATTTACAAAGACTCCGTAACATGGTTCCCTGAAATGGATGCCGAATGGACTATGAAACCTCACTATTTCGTGCCTAACTACCGCTTCTACAACTACCCTTACGTTTACGCTCAAATGTTTGTTTACACCCTTTATGACCAATACCTCAACGAAGGCAAAACTTTCGCACCCAAATTAAAACAAGCCTTATCCGCAGGTAGCAGTCAATCCCCTTTGGAAATTGGCAAAATATTCGACCTAAACGTCGCAGACCCAAACTTTTGGAACAGTGGCATGAACGTGTTCAAAAGATTCCTTGATAATCTCGAAAAAATTGTGTAA
- a CDS encoding Lrp/AsnC family transcriptional regulator — MSRRTKKSKETSLAKELLRDSSRTDRELARIVGVSQPTVSRTKKLLLNEGIIHALVAVPEFYKIGFELMAVTFVKIKAVLASRDVRKRNFEKVKEWMDSEKKVIFCGRCNGFNSHSFFISIHKNYADFDAFINKHNKELGYELLLELESVLINLDADQQIKPFNFKYLAEDNL; from the coding sequence GTGTCACGAAGAACAAAAAAATCCAAAGAAACTTCCTTGGCAAAGGAATTATTGCGGGACTCTAGTAGAACTGACCGCGAACTAGCAAGAATTGTAGGGGTTTCGCAACCCACTGTTTCACGGACAAAAAAGTTACTACTGAATGAGGGGATAATTCACGCCTTGGTTGCTGTTCCTGAGTTTTATAAAATTGGATTTGAGTTGATGGCTGTGACTTTTGTTAAAATCAAAGCGGTTCTTGCGTCTAGGGATGTTCGGAAACGAAATTTTGAAAAAGTAAAAGAATGGATGGACAGCGAAAAAAAAGTAATTTTTTGTGGACGCTGCAACGGTTTCAATTCTCACTCTTTTTTTATTTCTATTCATAAAAACTACGCCGACTTTGACGCCTTCATAAACAAGCATAACAAGGAACTGGGATACGAACTTTTACTTGAATTAGAAAGTGTCCTTATAAATCTGGATGCTGACCAACAAATAAAGCCCTTTAATTTCAAATATCTTGCAGAAGATAATCTCTAG
- the sfsA gene encoding DNA/RNA nuclease SfsA has translation MMVSFIEVTGKVVKGHFVKRPNRFLALVTLENKIVPCFLPNPGRMKELLFPGVEVFAHEVKKGHRKTKFDLIGVMHEGELISLDTRVPNKLVFEALKNKDIKEFNMYDFVKPEYGYGSSRFDFFLSNGNEKCLLEVKSCSLVEEGVALFPDAPTVRGKRHLLELIDAKKEGYRACVLFIIQRINADVFAPNDETDPDFGEAFRKALKNGVEAYAYYSEFVGNRIFLKDNVKIKPKI, from the coding sequence ATGATGGTAAGTTTTATTGAGGTCACCGGAAAAGTCGTCAAGGGGCATTTTGTCAAAAGACCAAACCGTTTTTTGGCTTTAGTTACGTTAGAAAATAAAATTGTTCCATGTTTTTTGCCTAATCCGGGAAGAATGAAAGAGCTATTGTTTCCTGGAGTTGAGGTGTTTGCCCATGAAGTAAAAAAAGGGCACCGGAAAACCAAGTTTGATCTTATTGGGGTTATGCACGAAGGAGAGTTGATTTCTTTAGATACTAGAGTTCCAAACAAGTTGGTTTTTGAGGCGTTAAAAAACAAGGATATTAAAGAGTTTAACATGTATGATTTTGTCAAGCCCGAATACGGGTATGGTAGTTCGAGGTTTGATTTCTTTTTATCTAATGGTAACGAAAAGTGTTTGTTGGAAGTAAAGTCCTGCAGTTTGGTAGAGGAGGGGGTAGCGTTGTTTCCTGATGCCCCTACAGTAAGAGGCAAGCGACATCTGCTGGAGTTGATTGATGCAAAAAAGGAAGGTTACAGGGCGTGTGTGTTATTTATTATCCAACGAATTAATGCTGATGTTTTTGCGCCAAATGATGAAACGGATCCTGATTTTGGGGAAGCGTTTCGTAAGGCATTAAAAAATGGTGTTGAAGCATATGCATATTATTCCGAGTTTGTGGGAAATAGAATTTTTTTGAAGGATAATGTAAAGATTAAGCCCAAAATTTGA
- a CDS encoding class I SAM-dependent methyltransferase has translation MQIKKNPPTYMDQFKCPTGKDGITVAKLMNNRHSELTDWGLKKAEIKPNFVILDIGCGGGETLKKLAQKTLQGTVFGIDHSKDMVNFSREVNKENVKKDRVFVVEGSVEKMKFSDDFFDLVTGIETYYFWPNLSDAFREIKRVLKPKGKLLLINEMIKDGSFEIKNAKIIKETQVKLVRLKKIQKMLKEQGFIEIKVFRKTNSAWNVVIAQKP, from the coding sequence ATGCAAATCAAAAAGAATCCTCCAACTTACATGGATCAGTTCAAATGCCCTACCGGAAAAGACGGCATAACAGTTGCAAAATTGATGAACAACAGACATAGTGAATTAACCGATTGGGGTTTAAAAAAAGCAGAAATTAAACCCAATTTTGTAATTTTGGACATAGGCTGCGGAGGGGGAGAAACTCTAAAAAAACTGGCACAAAAAACCCTTCAAGGTACTGTTTTTGGAATTGATCATTCAAAGGATATGGTTAATTTTTCTAGAGAAGTAAACAAAGAAAACGTAAAAAAAGATCGGGTTTTTGTTGTTGAAGGTTCTGTAGAAAAAATGAAATTTTCGGATGATTTTTTTGATTTAGTAACAGGGATTGAAACATACTATTTTTGGCCCAACCTTTCTGACGCTTTTAGGGAAATAAAAAGAGTGCTAAAACCAAAAGGAAAATTACTTTTGATCAACGAAATGATAAAAGACGGCTCCTTTGAAATAAAAAACGCAAAAATCATCAAAGAAACCCAAGTAAAACTGGTGCGCCTTAAAAAAATTCAAAAAATGCTTAAGGAGCAAGGATTTATTGAGATCAAAGTTTTCCGAAAAACAAACTCCGCATGGAACGTGGTTATTGCCCAAAAACCATGA
- a CDS encoding PQQ-binding-like beta-propeller repeat protein encodes MNKLEKTRLTKVLIALTLSLSLLTFTLPFSVGHAQETFEPVPYINVMPNPVQVNNPLLFHVGSVYPTPNPPMAGWSGLTVEITDPQGNTEVLGPIDTDSTGGTGVPYTPTIVGTYSARTHFPEQELIANSGYIGPAGTIMTESYSEELEFVVQEDPISFYPGHALPTEYWSRPIDQQIREWYTISANWLGYVPPTNPDPHSIIASYNEYAPESAHVLWTEPITMGGLAGGTSLWQGFEQGDAYEGKFGSGGLFGAAGPVIIGGVLFYNQFEGIGTNAEQWVNAIDIHTGEMLWSKSLDAPTATNLRLAFGQTFYWDSYNYHGVFDFLWATSGSDWHAFDPFTGRWVYTMEGMPSGTKVYGPKGEIFLYSIDKNAGTMTLWNSSRIVSSEGSWRPQGQTYNASAGIEWTVTIDGLAELPGSVYKYRQGVILGADFTRSGPAPDPATMWAICVDLEHGDAELMWDTTWAVPSGAALLSVEDVSEEEDLFIVSTKETRVTYGFRLSTGEEIWGPTPMRHYTDNWGHSSGNSWDIIADGKVIAGNYGGTVWCYNAQTGAVDWTFDIDDQYTEVLHNNLWRFRPVFVADGKLYIENTEHNPRDPQPRGAPFICLDLETGDQIFRIPYRGSEWSSTPIIGDSIITMYNEYDQRIYAIGKGASATTVQANPQVMTQGNSVMITGTVMDVSPGTKDEAIKLRFPNGVAAVSDADMTDWMLYVYNQFARPADAAGVQVTIEVVDGNNNYQSIGTTTTDANGNYGLMFTPEVSGQYMVIATFSGSNSYYGSSATGYFGVDEALAPAAPIEPEEPELPTEPGESVETPLITTEIAIIIGVVAIAAIAALAFVLLKRRK; translated from the coding sequence ATGAATAAACTGGAAAAAACTAGATTAACAAAGGTGTTGATAGCCCTTACTCTATCATTATCTTTGTTAACGTTCACCCTACCTTTTAGTGTAGGACACGCACAAGAAACCTTTGAACCGGTTCCTTACATCAACGTAATGCCCAACCCTGTGCAGGTCAATAATCCCCTTTTGTTTCACGTGGGAAGCGTGTATCCCACACCAAATCCACCAATGGCAGGCTGGTCGGGCTTAACTGTTGAAATAACTGACCCGCAAGGCAATACTGAGGTACTAGGGCCGATTGATACTGATTCAACTGGAGGTACCGGGGTTCCATACACACCCACAATTGTTGGAACTTACAGTGCACGAACCCATTTCCCTGAACAAGAGCTAATCGCAAATTCAGGGTACATTGGACCTGCTGGAACAATCATGACGGAATCCTACAGTGAAGAACTAGAATTTGTTGTCCAAGAAGACCCAATATCTTTCTATCCGGGACACGCTTTGCCTACAGAATACTGGAGTCGTCCAATAGACCAGCAAATCAGAGAATGGTACACCATTTCAGCAAACTGGCTTGGATATGTGCCCCCAACAAATCCAGATCCCCACTCGATAATTGCTTCTTACAATGAATATGCCCCAGAAAGCGCCCATGTATTATGGACAGAACCAATAACGATGGGTGGTCTGGCGGGAGGAACAAGCCTTTGGCAAGGCTTTGAACAAGGTGATGCCTACGAAGGAAAATTCGGAAGCGGTGGACTCTTTGGAGCTGCTGGACCCGTAATAATTGGTGGAGTGTTATTCTACAACCAATTTGAAGGAATCGGTACCAATGCAGAACAATGGGTAAACGCCATTGACATCCACACAGGTGAAATGCTTTGGAGCAAATCCTTAGACGCGCCAACAGCAACAAACCTAAGGTTAGCTTTTGGTCAAACTTTCTACTGGGACTCATACAATTATCACGGTGTATTTGATTTCCTGTGGGCAACAAGCGGAAGTGACTGGCACGCTTTTGACCCCTTCACTGGACGATGGGTATACACCATGGAAGGCATGCCAAGCGGCACCAAAGTCTATGGACCAAAAGGCGAAATATTCCTTTATAGCATAGACAAAAATGCTGGAACAATGACGCTTTGGAACTCTAGTAGAATAGTTTCTTCTGAAGGAAGCTGGAGACCCCAAGGACAAACCTATAATGCATCAGCAGGAATCGAATGGACTGTTACCATTGATGGTTTAGCTGAACTTCCTGGAAGTGTTTACAAGTACCGTCAGGGAGTAATTCTTGGAGCTGACTTCACTCGTAGTGGTCCTGCACCTGATCCTGCTACTATGTGGGCAATCTGTGTTGATTTAGAACATGGTGATGCTGAACTGATGTGGGATACTACCTGGGCAGTACCTAGTGGAGCCGCATTGCTATCTGTTGAAGACGTAAGCGAAGAAGAAGACTTGTTTATTGTTTCCACAAAAGAGACTCGTGTAACCTATGGTTTCCGCCTGAGCACAGGTGAAGAAATCTGGGGACCAACACCCATGCGACACTACACCGACAACTGGGGACACTCTTCTGGTAACAGCTGGGACATCATTGCTGATGGCAAAGTTATTGCTGGAAACTATGGTGGAACCGTCTGGTGCTATAATGCACAAACTGGAGCAGTGGACTGGACTTTTGATATTGATGACCAATATACAGAAGTTTTGCACAACAACCTGTGGAGATTCCGACCAGTATTTGTTGCTGACGGAAAACTGTACATAGAAAACACCGAACACAACCCCCGAGACCCACAACCCCGTGGAGCACCTTTCATCTGCTTGGACCTGGAAACTGGAGATCAAATCTTCAGGATACCTTACCGCGGAAGCGAATGGAGTTCAACTCCAATCATTGGTGACAGCATCATAACAATGTATAACGAATACGACCAAAGAATCTACGCCATCGGTAAAGGAGCCTCAGCAACAACAGTGCAAGCAAACCCGCAAGTTATGACTCAGGGCAATAGCGTCATGATAACTGGAACAGTTATGGACGTTTCTCCCGGAACCAAAGACGAAGCAATCAAACTAAGATTCCCCAATGGGGTTGCTGCAGTATCTGACGCAGATATGACTGACTGGATGCTATACGTGTACAACCAATTCGCGCGACCTGCGGACGCCGCTGGCGTTCAAGTTACAATCGAAGTTGTAGATGGAAATAACAACTACCAATCCATCGGAACCACCACAACAGACGCAAACGGTAACTATGGCTTAATGTTCACACCTGAAGTTTCTGGACAATATATGGTCATTGCAACTTTTAGCGGCTCAAACTCTTACTACGGCTCTTCTGCAACAGGATACTTTGGAGTCGATGAAGCACTCGCACCCGCAGCACCAATTGAACCTGAAGAACCCGAATTACCAACTGAACCCGGAGAATCAGTTGAAACACCACTGATTACAACGGAAATAGCCATCATAATTGGAGTTGTTGCAATAGCAGCTATCGCGGCACTAGCATTTGTTCTGCTAAAAAGGAGAAAATAA
- the wecB gene encoding UDP-N-acetylglucosamine 2-epimerase (non-hydrolyzing) — translation MEFCELKISIVLGTRPEIIKMSPVIRLCEQLALDYFVLHTGQHYSYNMDRVFFEQLALTEAKYNLDVGSASHAEQTGKMLIKIEQVLKKEKPDVVLVQGDTNTVLAGALAAAKLGIKVGHVEAGLRSYDRKMPEEINRVLADHASDYLFAPTEKSQKILLGEGIPNENVFVTGNTVVDAVFQNLELSKSGSTILDELCLTEGDYFLVTLHRQENVDDQTRFRGIIEGLQSVGREFGVKLIYPIHPRARKQIQAFGIKTDGISLVDPVDYLSFLQLESKAKLIFTDSGGVQEESCILGVPCVTLRDNTERPETLEVKSNVLAGTTPNKILESAKTMIVQKTDWKNPFGDGNSAKRILNFIEAC, via the coding sequence ATGGAGTTCTGTGAACTGAAAATTTCAATTGTTCTTGGCACCCGTCCTGAGATTATTAAAATGTCACCTGTTATTCGCTTATGTGAACAGTTAGCTTTGGATTATTTTGTTCTTCATACTGGTCAGCATTATTCTTACAACATGGACCGAGTGTTTTTTGAACAACTGGCTTTAACTGAAGCAAAATACAATTTGGATGTGGGTTCAGCCAGTCATGCAGAACAAACCGGTAAGATGCTAATCAAAATTGAACAAGTGCTCAAAAAAGAAAAACCTGATGTGGTTTTAGTTCAAGGGGACACCAACACTGTTCTTGCCGGAGCTTTAGCAGCAGCAAAACTAGGAATCAAAGTAGGACATGTCGAAGCCGGATTGCGCAGTTACGACCGAAAAATGCCTGAAGAAATAAACCGGGTTTTAGCCGATCACGCTTCAGATTATTTGTTTGCTCCCACAGAAAAATCCCAAAAAATACTACTGGGAGAAGGAATCCCTAACGAAAACGTGTTTGTTACAGGTAACACCGTGGTTGATGCTGTTTTTCAGAACTTAGAACTCTCAAAATCTGGCTCAACAATTCTTGATGAGCTGTGTCTAACCGAAGGTGATTACTTCTTGGTTACTCTTCACCGTCAAGAAAACGTTGATGACCAAACGCGGTTCCGTGGAATCATTGAAGGTTTGCAGTCTGTTGGCCGTGAGTTTGGTGTTAAACTGATTTATCCGATTCATCCTCGGGCTAGAAAACAAATACAAGCTTTTGGAATAAAAACTGATGGCATTTCTCTTGTTGACCCGGTTGATTACTTGTCCTTTTTGCAACTTGAAAGTAAAGCCAAACTAATCTTCACTGATTCTGGTGGTGTGCAAGAAGAATCCTGTATACTGGGGGTTCCTTGTGTTACTTTACGTGACAACACTGAGCGACCTGAAACTCTTGAAGTTAAATCTAACGTCTTGGCTGGGACTACTCCGAACAAAATTCTTGAATCTGCAAAAACAATGATTGTCCAAAAAACTGATTGGAAAAATCCTTTTGGTGATGGAAACTCGGCAAAAAGAATTTTGAATTTCATTGAAGCCTGTTAA
- a CDS encoding deoxyribodipyrimidine photolyase, with the protein FTGVAWCFGKHDRPWKERLIFGKIRYMNANGLRRKFNIEKYVKQIAQLT; encoded by the coding sequence TTTACTGGAGTCGCTTGGTGCTTTGGCAAACACGACCGACCATGGAAAGAACGACTCATTTTTGGTAAAATACGTTACATGAATGCAAATGGTTTACGACGCAAGTTCAACATCGAAAAATACGTCAAACAAATTGCCCAATTAACCTAG
- a CDS encoding deoxyribodipyrimidine photo-lyase produces the protein MQFDKFPEIEKERIKLLNNQQLAQGSFVVYWMQATQRTEHNQALDYSIRLANKLNQPVLVYFAVTNKYPEANQRHYYFMLEGLKEIQSNLNQKNTPFLIQNISPEVGVCEVAKNASTVVVDAGYTKTEKQWRKYVASHISCPLVQIECNVVVPVELASSKEEYSAATIRRKIMPMLTKFLVLNKPPVLEKTKIKTNFSSFEITDLDDAVQNLNIDTSVQPVKTFHGGTNQAKQHLKLFIEKKLDKYHQRNNPTTDFLSNMSPYLHFGQISPIFVALTVLESNNPNMDAYLEELIIRRELAFNFVFYNNNYDSFEGLPDWTKKSLNEHKNDPRDSPYSLAELEHAKTHDAYWNVAQKQMLVTGKMHGYMRMYWGKKIIEWTKNPQTAYKYMLYLNNKYELDGRDPNGFTGVAWCFGKHDRPWKER, from the coding sequence TTGCAGTTTGACAAGTTTCCCGAAATTGAAAAAGAACGAATCAAACTTCTTAACAATCAACAGCTTGCCCAAGGAAGCTTTGTAGTTTACTGGATGCAGGCAACTCAACGAACAGAACACAATCAAGCCCTGGACTATTCAATAAGGCTAGCAAACAAACTGAATCAGCCGGTGCTTGTGTATTTTGCAGTAACAAACAAATATCCTGAAGCAAATCAACGCCATTACTACTTTATGCTAGAAGGACTAAAAGAAATACAAAGCAATTTAAATCAAAAAAACACTCCATTTTTAATCCAAAACATTTCTCCCGAAGTTGGAGTCTGTGAGGTTGCAAAAAATGCGTCCACAGTTGTAGTTGACGCCGGATACACAAAAACAGAAAAACAATGGCGAAAATACGTTGCATCACACATCTCTTGTCCCTTGGTGCAAATAGAATGTAATGTCGTAGTTCCAGTTGAGTTAGCGTCTTCTAAAGAAGAATACAGTGCAGCTACAATCCGACGAAAAATAATGCCGATGCTTACAAAATTTTTAGTTTTAAACAAACCCCCTGTTCTGGAAAAAACCAAAATAAAAACAAATTTTTCTTCTTTTGAAATTACTGACCTTGATGACGCTGTCCAGAACTTAAACATTGATACAAGTGTCCAACCAGTGAAAACCTTTCATGGCGGCACCAATCAAGCCAAACAGCATCTTAAACTGTTCATTGAAAAAAAGCTTGACAAGTATCATCAACGAAACAACCCCACAACAGATTTTCTTTCCAACATGAGTCCTTATCTTCATTTTGGCCAAATATCCCCAATTTTTGTTGCATTGACTGTTTTAGAATCAAACAATCCCAACATGGACGCATATTTAGAGGAGTTAATTATCCGACGCGAATTAGCTTTTAATTTTGTATTCTATAACAATAATTACGATTCTTTTGAAGGTCTCCCCGACTGGACTAAAAAGAGTCTAAATGAACACAAAAATGACCCCCGAGATTCCCCCTATTCTTTAGCTGAGTTAGAGCATGCAAAAACCCATGATGCTTATTGGAATGTTGCTCAAAAACAGATGCTAGTTACTGGAAAAATGCATGGTTACATGCGGATGTATTGGGGCAAAAAAATTATCGAATGGACAAAAAATCCCCAAACTGCCTACAAGTATATGCTGTATTTGAACAACAAATACGAACTTGATGGGCGCGACCCAAACGGCTTTACTGGAGTCGCTTGGTGCTTTGGCAAACACGACCGACCATGGAAAGAACGAC